Below is a genomic region from Luoshenia tenuis.
GGGCGCCAAGGCGGCCAAGTCCCCGGCGGATGTCGCGCGGCAGGTGGATATCGTAGTCACCATGCTGCCCAACTCGCCCCAGGTCAAGACCGTGGTCTGCGGGGAGGATGGCGTACTTAGCGGCGCCAAGGCGGGGCTGATCCTGGTGGATATGAGTTCGATCGCGCCTCTGGCGGCCCAGGAAATCGCCCGGGAGGCGGGCAAAAAAGGCGTCGTCATGCTGGATTGTCCGGTTTCCGGCGGCCAGCCCAAGGCCGTGGATGGGACGCTGTCCATCATGGCCGGCGGCCCGGAAGAGGTATTTGAGCAGGTCAAGCCGATGCTGCTGTGCATGGGGGCCTCTGCCGTGCTGGTGGGGGACGTGGGCAGCGGGAATATGACCAAGCTGGCCAACCAGATCATCGTAGCGGGCAATATTGCAGCCATGAGTGAGGCGATGGTGCTGGCCTCTAAAGCGGGCATCGATGCGGAAAAGGTTTTTGAGGCCATCCGCGGCGGGCTTGCGGGCAGTACCGTGCTGGATGCCAAGATGCCGCTGATCCTGCAGCGCAACTTCAACCCCGGCTTCAGGATCGATCTGCACGTAAAAGACCTGGGCAACGTGGTGGAAACGGCGCAGGAGGTTGAGGCGCCCATCCCGCTGACGCAGGAGGTGCTGGAGATGATGAAACACCTGCAGGCAGAGGGCAAGGGCGGACAGGATCACGGCGGCCTGGTGCAGTATTACGAGGAAAAGGCCGGCGTAAAGGTCCAGAAATAGCGGTGCGTTTTAAGCTCACGTGGGGCTTAACGATATTACGAAACATTTAAAAGGGGAATACGAGGAGGAAGTAAACCATGGCAGAGATGAAAGCAGCAGTGATGACCAGCCTTGGCCATATCGAGATGAAAAATGTGCCTAAGCCCGAAAAGGCGGCCCCGGGCAAGGCCATCGTAAAGGTGGAATATGTGGGCATCTGCGGTAGCGACCTGCACTATTTCGAGCACGGCAAGATCGGCGATTATATCGTGGATTATCCGTTTATCCTTGGCCATGAGAGCGGCGGCGTAGTTACCGAGGTGGGCGAGGGCGTGACCAACCTGAAGGTGGGCGACCGCGTAGCCCTGGAGCCGGGTGTGACCTGCGGCAAGTGCGAGTTCTGCAAGACCGGCCGCTATAACCTGTGCCCGGATGTGGAGTTTTTTGCCACCCCGCCGTTT
It encodes:
- the garR gene encoding 2-hydroxy-3-oxopropionate reductase; its protein translation is MQTIGFIGLGIMGKPMAANLLGAGYPLIVYDIVPEAVAETVAKGAKAAKSPADVARQVDIVVTMLPNSPQVKTVVCGEDGVLSGAKAGLILVDMSSIAPLAAQEIAREAGKKGVVMLDCPVSGGQPKAVDGTLSIMAGGPEEVFEQVKPMLLCMGASAVLVGDVGSGNMTKLANQIIVAGNIAAMSEAMVLASKAGIDAEKVFEAIRGGLAGSTVLDAKMPLILQRNFNPGFRIDLHVKDLGNVVETAQEVEAPIPLTQEVLEMMKHLQAEGKGGQDHGGLVQYYEEKAGVKVQK